In one Bacillus sp. PK3_68 genomic region, the following are encoded:
- the fliJ gene encoding flagellar export protein FliJ: MAYNYKFQKILQLREREKEETQTLYNESLKQFEAAAEKLYSLLKKKESLIDFQEAKMVSGFSIHEIQHYQLFVSNLEQTIEYQQRVVINARNKMQWHEQQLQEKNIEVKKYEKIKEKDFEKFKESLLEEENKQMDEISTIQFMNRGK, encoded by the coding sequence ATGGCATATAACTATAAATTTCAAAAGATATTGCAGTTAAGAGAACGGGAAAAAGAAGAGACACAAACTCTTTATAATGAATCGCTAAAGCAGTTCGAGGCAGCAGCTGAAAAATTATATTCTTTATTAAAAAAGAAAGAGAGCTTAATTGATTTTCAAGAAGCAAAGATGGTTAGCGGTTTCTCCATTCATGAAATTCAGCACTACCAGCTATTCGTTTCTAACCTTGAGCAAACGATTGAATACCAGCAGCGAGTAGTTATTAATGCCCGTAATAAAATGCAATGGCATGAGCAGCAGTTGCAGGAAAAAAATATAGAAGTTAAAAAGTATGAAAAGATAAAAGAAAAAGATTTTGAGAAATTTAAAGAAAGTTTGCTGGAAGAGGAAAATAAACAAATGGATGAAATTTCAACCATTCAATTCATGAACCGTGGAAAATAG
- the fliE gene encoding flagellar hook-basal body complex protein FliE — MAIQSVQAVTPFSKAERAELKPEVTPYKAQQNFADFLKESLNQVSQADATSNDMTSKLIRGENVDLHQVLIAGQKASVAMQLTMEVRNKAVEAYQEIMRMQM; from the coding sequence ATGGCTATTCAATCTGTGCAAGCAGTCACACCATTTTCAAAAGCTGAAAGAGCTGAATTGAAGCCTGAAGTAACCCCTTATAAAGCTCAACAGAATTTTGCCGACTTTTTAAAAGAGTCGCTTAATCAAGTGAGTCAAGCGGATGCTACATCTAATGATATGACAAGTAAGCTCATCCGCGGGGAGAATGTAGATCTTCATCAAGTGTTGATTGCCGGACAAAAAGCAAGCGTAGCGATGCAATTAACGATGGAAGTGCGCAACAAAGCTGTAGAAGCTTATCAGGAAATTATGAGAATGCAAATGTAA
- the fliG gene encoding flagellar motor switch protein FliG, whose amino-acid sequence MAVREKKLTGKQKAAILLISLGPDVSASVYKHLSEEEIERLTLEISGVKKVDTEAKEEVFEEFHNIALAQDYIAQGGIGYAKTVLEKALGKDQAQNIINRLTSSLQVRPFDFARRAEASQILNFIQNEHPQTIALILSYLDPQQAGQILSELPQDVQADIARRIAIMDSTSPEIINEVEAILERKLSATVTQDYTQTGGVEAVVEVLNGVDRATEKTILDSLEIQDPELAEEIKKRMFVFEDIVTLDNRSIQRVIRDCENEDLLLSLKVSSEEVKEVVFRNMSTRMVETFKEEMEFMGPVRLRDVEEAQSRIVSTIRRLEEAGEIIIARGGGDDIIV is encoded by the coding sequence ATGGCTGTTAGAGAGAAAAAGTTAACAGGGAAACAAAAAGCGGCCATTCTTCTTATTTCCCTTGGTCCGGATGTATCAGCTTCTGTATATAAGCATTTGTCGGAAGAAGAGATCGAACGACTGACACTGGAAATATCAGGCGTAAAAAAAGTAGATACAGAGGCAAAAGAGGAAGTATTTGAGGAGTTTCATAATATTGCTCTTGCCCAGGATTATATTGCCCAAGGCGGAATTGGTTATGCCAAGACGGTGCTTGAAAAAGCGCTTGGCAAAGATCAAGCGCAAAATATTATTAACAGGCTTACTTCGTCCTTACAAGTTAGACCTTTTGACTTTGCGCGCAGAGCAGAAGCCAGTCAAATTCTAAATTTTATCCAAAATGAGCATCCGCAGACGATCGCTTTAATTCTTTCTTATCTTGATCCACAGCAGGCAGGTCAGATTCTTTCCGAGTTGCCTCAGGATGTACAGGCAGATATTGCAAGAAGAATTGCCATTATGGATAGCACTTCTCCAGAGATTATTAATGAAGTGGAGGCAATTCTCGAGCGTAAATTAAGCGCTACAGTTACCCAGGATTACACGCAAACAGGCGGAGTGGAAGCTGTTGTGGAAGTATTGAACGGGGTAGACCGGGCAACAGAGAAGACAATCCTTGACTCTCTGGAAATTCAAGATCCCGAACTCGCTGAAGAAATTAAGAAGCGGATGTTCGTCTTTGAAGATATCGTTACATTGGATAACCGCTCGATTCAGCGGGTCATTCGAGATTGTGAAAATGAAGACTTGCTATTGTCACTGAAAGTTTCAAGCGAGGAAGTAAAAGAAGTGGTTTTCCGAAACATGTCCACACGGATGGTAGAAACTTTCAAGGAAGAAATGGAGTTTATGGGGCCTGTGCGTTTGCGTGATGTGGAAGAGGCGCAGTCACGGATTGTAAGCACAATTCGCAGATTGGAAGAAGCCGGTGAAATTATTATCGCCCGCGGTGGGGGAGATGACATTATTGTCTAG
- the hslU gene encoding HslU--HslV peptidase ATPase subunit, translated as MEKKSLQLTPRQIVERLDQYIVGQKDAKKAVAVALRNRYRRSLLSDQIRDEVIPKNILMIGPTGVGKTEIARRVAKLSGAPFIKVEATKFTEVGYVGRDVESMVRDLAETSVRIIKEEKIQSVQEPAREAANRRLVELLVPTRKKAASMKNPFEMLFGGSGQEQVSQEDSHEESSIRERRKLVADQLARGEMEEEIVTIEVEEQPPSMFDMFQGSGMEQMGMSMQDALGGLLPKKKKKRKLSVKEAREVLTNEEAQKLIDMDDVTQEAIRRAEQTGIIFIDEIDKIAAKGAASSSASVSREGVQRDILPIVEGSTVVTKYGSVKTDHVLFIAAGAFHMSKPSDLIPELQGRFPIRVELGKLSVEDFVRILVEPDNALIKQYIALLETEGIEIEFSDDAIKRIAEIAFEVNQSTDNIGARRLHTILEKLLEDLSFEAPDITMEKITITPQYVNEKLEAISRDKDVSQFIL; from the coding sequence TTGGAGAAGAAATCATTGCAGTTGACGCCGAGACAAATTGTAGAACGGCTTGACCAGTATATTGTCGGTCAGAAAGATGCTAAAAAAGCAGTAGCTGTTGCTTTACGTAATCGTTACCGGCGCAGTTTGTTAAGTGATCAAATTCGGGATGAAGTCATTCCTAAAAATATATTGATGATCGGTCCGACAGGGGTTGGGAAAACGGAAATTGCCCGTCGTGTCGCAAAACTCTCGGGCGCACCCTTTATTAAAGTAGAGGCAACGAAATTTACAGAAGTAGGTTATGTCGGCCGGGATGTAGAATCTATGGTGCGCGATTTAGCTGAAACATCTGTAAGGATCATCAAAGAAGAAAAAATCCAATCTGTGCAAGAGCCGGCAAGAGAAGCAGCCAATCGGCGGCTCGTAGAATTGCTTGTTCCGACAAGAAAGAAAGCAGCCAGCATGAAGAATCCATTTGAAATGTTATTTGGCGGCAGTGGACAAGAGCAGGTGAGCCAGGAGGATTCTCATGAGGAGTCTTCTATTCGAGAGCGAAGAAAGTTGGTTGCAGATCAGCTTGCGCGCGGCGAAATGGAAGAGGAGATCGTTACAATCGAAGTGGAAGAGCAGCCGCCTTCCATGTTTGATATGTTTCAAGGGTCGGGCATGGAACAAATGGGTATGAGCATGCAGGATGCACTCGGTGGGCTTTTGCCGAAGAAAAAGAAGAAAAGGAAGTTATCGGTTAAAGAAGCACGAGAAGTATTGACCAATGAAGAAGCTCAAAAGCTAATTGATATGGATGATGTTACACAAGAGGCGATCAGACGGGCCGAGCAGACAGGTATCATCTTCATTGATGAAATTGATAAGATAGCAGCTAAAGGTGCAGCTTCTTCATCGGCCAGCGTGTCGAGAGAAGGCGTGCAACGTGATATCTTACCGATTGTAGAAGGTTCGACGGTTGTAACAAAATATGGTTCGGTAAAGACCGATCATGTTTTATTCATTGCAGCAGGCGCTTTTCATATGTCGAAACCATCCGATCTTATTCCGGAATTACAAGGGCGTTTTCCAATTCGCGTAGAACTTGGGAAACTGTCAGTGGAAGACTTTGTTCGCATTTTAGTGGAACCAGATAATGCTTTAATAAAACAATATATAGCTTTATTAGAAACGGAAGGTATAGAAATTGAATTTTCTGACGATGCTATAAAACGTATAGCAGAAATTGCCTTTGAAGTCAATCAAAGTACTGATAACATAGGTGCTCGCCGCCTTCATACCATCCTGGAAAAGCTATTGGAAGACCTATCATTTGAAGCGCCTGATATCACGATGGAGAAAATTACGATTACTCCGCAATATGTAAATGAGAAGTTGGAAGCTATTTCACGTGATAAAGATGTGAGTCAGTTTATCCTATAG
- the fliH gene encoding flagellar assembly protein FliH, with translation MSRIIKSHRTEGNGNKEIKVKVFHSRSHSLDNEEELPNQALYFKEEKERAIREAEEAAYTIIEQAEQRRREVEQEIENEKQSWQTEKQSLTEQAYEEGFRAGQEQGHKAGYDDYMELIETAKETIECSKKEYEMNVQRSEKLMLDIAVKAAEKIISQKLEEDEQAFLGMVQQALKDMPEQKELQIHVHPVHYSLVVSQKEEIDAMFPIDTLCYIYPNEKLEEDGCYIETSQGRIEVGLDSQLQQLRKQLFELLEGEEK, from the coding sequence TTGTCTAGAATTATTAAATCTCACCGAACGGAAGGTAACGGCAATAAAGAAATTAAAGTGAAAGTGTTTCATTCTCGGTCGCATTCTTTGGATAATGAGGAAGAATTGCCTAACCAAGCTCTTTATTTTAAAGAAGAGAAGGAAAGGGCAATAAGAGAAGCCGAAGAAGCCGCCTATACGATTATTGAACAGGCTGAACAACGCCGACGGGAAGTAGAGCAGGAAATTGAAAATGAAAAACAATCATGGCAAACAGAGAAACAATCGCTAACCGAGCAAGCTTACGAAGAAGGCTTTCGTGCAGGGCAGGAGCAAGGGCACAAAGCAGGCTATGATGATTACATGGAGCTGATTGAAACAGCCAAGGAAACGATTGAATGCTCAAAAAAAGAGTATGAAATGAATGTTCAACGATCGGAAAAGCTCATGTTAGATATTGCAGTAAAAGCGGCTGAAAAAATTATTAGCCAAAAGCTCGAGGAGGATGAGCAAGCTTTTCTGGGAATGGTTCAACAAGCGTTAAAGGATATGCCAGAACAGAAGGAATTGCAGATACATGTTCACCCGGTGCACTATTCATTAGTTGTTAGTCAAAAAGAAGAAATAGACGCCATGTTTCCGATCGATACGCTCTGTTACATCTATCCGAACGAAAAATTGGAGGAAGACGGCTGTTATATTGAAACGAGCCAGGGCCGAATTGAAGTAGGCCTTGACAGTCAACTCCAGCAGCTGAGAAAACAGCTATTCGAACTTCTTGAAGGTGAGGAAAAGTGA
- a CDS encoding MotE family protein, whose product MAKKKKKEFVEIEEEKGYGVFQWILFVLVIPLLFAITVALIVMTVAGVNVFEKAKEVGEHVPLISNMIDGGADDKGGQTDKEKVVSLQAEIKNKEAKIEQLEKKLKASDKKVEELLTEKDRLKIELEKLKKEEESAVTTDKQDNKLINTYETMAPKNIANILVNLSDREAVKILAEMSTEKQADILEKLPPETAAKYTKLLSGTSQ is encoded by the coding sequence TTGGCAAAGAAAAAGAAAAAAGAATTCGTGGAAATAGAAGAAGAAAAAGGATATGGCGTATTTCAATGGATTCTTTTTGTTCTTGTGATTCCATTGCTATTCGCAATTACTGTCGCACTCATCGTTATGACAGTTGCCGGGGTGAATGTATTTGAAAAAGCAAAAGAGGTAGGGGAGCACGTTCCTCTCATTTCAAACATGATAGACGGTGGAGCAGATGATAAAGGCGGCCAAACAGATAAAGAGAAAGTCGTTTCTTTGCAAGCGGAGATAAAAAACAAAGAAGCAAAGATCGAACAGCTTGAGAAAAAGCTAAAAGCATCCGATAAGAAAGTGGAAGAGTTATTGACAGAAAAGGACCGTCTGAAGATCGAACTAGAGAAGTTAAAGAAAGAAGAAGAGTCAGCTGTTACTACTGACAAACAAGATAATAAATTAATTAACACATATGAAACAATGGCACCAAAAAACATTGCTAATATTTTAGTGAACTTGTCAGATAGGGAAGCGGTAAAAATTCTGGCAGAAATGAGCACGGAAAAGCAAGCTGATATTTTGGAAAAACTTCCTCCGGAAACAGCTGCTAAATATACGAAACTACTTTCCGGTACTTCTCAGTAA
- the flgB gene encoding flagellar basal body rod protein FlgB has product MKIFSDSFSNIEKGLDYSALKQKVIANNIANADTPNYKSKDVSFKKVFDETLANELNAYRTDSRHFSFQSSQSHPAVVTNRNLSFNQNGNSVDTDKEMSDLATNQIYYNALVDRMSSKFNSLTNVIKGGR; this is encoded by the coding sequence ATGAAGATATTTTCAGATTCATTCAGTAACATTGAAAAAGGATTGGATTATTCTGCGCTGAAGCAAAAAGTCATTGCTAATAATATTGCAAATGCAGACACACCAAACTATAAGTCGAAAGATGTCAGCTTTAAAAAAGTATTTGACGAAACACTAGCTAATGAATTGAATGCTTACCGCACAGATTCCCGTCATTTTTCTTTTCAGTCAAGTCAAAGCCACCCTGCGGTTGTGACGAATCGCAACCTCTCATTTAATCAAAATGGCAATAGTGTCGACACGGATAAGGAAATGTCGGACCTTGCGACCAATCAGATTTATTATAATGCCCTTGTCGATCGAATGAGCAGCAAGTTTAATTCTTTAACAAATGTCATTAAAGGAGGAAGGTAA
- the fliI gene encoding flagellar protein export ATPase FliI, producing MKLTQIAQQISSLDTYKRYGRIKRVVGLMIESQGPKSSIGDVCVIYPDGAGSGRAIRAEVIGFKDEMVVLMPYSDISDISPGSLVESLGHPLAIKVGPSLIGKVIDSMGEPMDGTSLPKTLTSVGTEQSPPNPLTRPPINDRLEVGVRAIDSMLTVGKGQRIGIFAGSGVGKSTLLGMIARNTKADLNVIALIGERGREVREFIERDLGPEGRSRSIVVAATSDQPALMRIKGAFTATAIAEYFRDKGLNVMLMMDSVTRVAMAQREVGLAVGEPPATKGYTPSVFAILPKLLERTGTNELGSITAFYTVLVDGDDMNEPIADAVRGILDGHIVLDRALANKGQYPAINVLKSVSRLMSHLASEEHKQAAIQIREMMSTYLNSEDLINIGAYKKGSSVEIDRAIEYYPKIISYLKQRTDEKVSLEESVASLIQLAEKGEY from the coding sequence GTGAAATTAACCCAGATTGCTCAGCAAATTAGCAGCCTTGATACGTATAAACGATATGGTCGTATAAAACGAGTGGTTGGTTTAATGATCGAGTCTCAAGGACCCAAATCGTCTATTGGCGATGTATGTGTAATTTACCCGGATGGAGCAGGGAGTGGCCGGGCCATCCGAGCAGAAGTGATTGGTTTTAAAGATGAAATGGTTGTACTTATGCCTTATAGTGACATAAGCGACATTTCGCCTGGCAGTCTTGTCGAGTCTTTAGGTCATCCGCTGGCTATTAAGGTCGGCCCTTCACTTATTGGAAAAGTAATTGATTCGATGGGAGAGCCAATGGATGGAACATCCCTTCCAAAAACGCTCACTTCTGTCGGTACCGAACAAAGTCCACCTAATCCACTCACCCGACCGCCAATTAATGACCGGCTAGAGGTAGGTGTGCGAGCGATTGATAGCATGCTTACAGTTGGCAAAGGGCAACGGATCGGAATTTTTGCGGGGAGCGGCGTAGGTAAAAGTACGCTCCTCGGAATGATCGCCCGCAATACAAAAGCTGATCTAAATGTTATTGCCTTAATTGGTGAACGTGGTAGAGAAGTAAGAGAGTTTATTGAACGGGATCTCGGTCCAGAAGGGCGCTCCCGATCGATTGTCGTAGCAGCCACGTCGGATCAGCCGGCTTTAATGAGAATTAAAGGAGCATTTACAGCGACGGCCATTGCTGAGTACTTCAGAGATAAAGGTTTAAATGTCATGCTGATGATGGATTCCGTTACGCGGGTAGCCATGGCGCAGAGGGAAGTCGGCTTGGCAGTCGGAGAACCACCGGCAACGAAGGGGTACACTCCTTCTGTATTTGCCATTTTGCCAAAGCTTCTAGAGCGCACAGGAACAAATGAACTGGGGAGTATCACCGCTTTTTATACAGTGCTTGTTGACGGGGATGATATGAATGAACCAATCGCTGATGCAGTGAGAGGGATACTGGACGGCCACATTGTACTTGATCGTGCATTAGCTAATAAAGGACAGTATCCTGCTATCAATGTTTTAAAAAGTGTCAGCCGCTTGATGAGCCATCTCGCATCAGAGGAACACAAGCAGGCAGCCATTCAAATTAGAGAGATGATGAGCACATACTTAAATTCAGAAGATCTTATTAATATTGGTGCTTACAAAAAAGGCTCATCCGTTGAAATTGATCGTGCCATTGAATATTACCCTAAAATTATCTCTTATTTAAAGCAGCGAACAGATGAAAAAGTTTCCTTGGAAGAAAGCGTAGCGTCTCTTATTCAGTTAGCTGAGAAGGGAGAATATTAA
- the fliF gene encoding flagellar basal-body MS-ring/collar protein FliF codes for MNETIRQQLTRIREYWNSRTKRQRWIGIGAFLLFVIAISALVLFMTRDKMVPLYSELAPTEIGAIKENLDGRGIKYEITEGGTGILVPEETVDSLKVDLAAEGLPKSGSIDYGFFSENAGFGMTDNEFNILKLDAMQTELAHLMTGIEGVKDAKVMINLPQKEVFVKDDEEKASASVVLKTESGYQFDEKQIKSLYHLVSKSVPNLPEENIVIMNQNFEYYDQQDSGSLYGNEMVQQMDIKKKIERDIQRQVQSMLGTLMGQDKVVASVTADVDFTQENREENLVTPVDEEKMAGIQISAQRINETFTGDGAAGGIPQGEDPADSQGSTYMGGTGGSGDYERSEETINNEVNRIRKKIKESPYKIRDLGIQVMVEPPKANNPDSLPQERVDDIQQMLGTIVRTSIDKGYNQELTDQDLEGKISVSVQPFKGKATFTEEKQSSIPWWVYAVGAVLLVIIGVLVFLILRGRRQEEEEFEEELEPEEPLADINEIETEGSARRKQLEKMAKEKPEEFAKLLRSWLSEE; via the coding sequence ATGAATGAAACGATACGCCAACAATTAACAAGAATACGAGAATATTGGAACAGCCGTACGAAAAGGCAAAGATGGATAGGCATAGGCGCTTTTCTGCTGTTCGTTATAGCCATTAGCGCTCTTGTTTTATTTATGACAAGAGACAAGATGGTACCACTTTACAGTGAGCTTGCTCCTACGGAGATAGGAGCTATTAAAGAAAATTTGGACGGCCGGGGAATCAAGTATGAAATTACTGAAGGAGGAACCGGTATACTCGTTCCTGAGGAAACGGTAGATTCATTGAAGGTTGATTTAGCGGCAGAAGGTCTGCCTAAATCGGGAAGCATTGATTACGGCTTTTTTAGTGAGAATGCTGGCTTCGGTATGACCGACAATGAATTTAATATTTTAAAACTGGATGCTATGCAAACAGAGCTTGCTCATTTAATGACAGGCATTGAAGGTGTAAAAGATGCTAAAGTCATGATCAATCTTCCACAAAAAGAGGTATTTGTGAAAGACGATGAAGAAAAAGCCTCTGCGTCTGTTGTGCTGAAAACAGAGTCTGGCTATCAATTTGATGAAAAGCAAATTAAATCACTCTACCATCTTGTTTCGAAAAGTGTGCCCAACTTGCCAGAAGAGAATATCGTTATTATGAATCAGAATTTTGAGTATTATGACCAGCAGGATAGCGGCTCTCTCTACGGTAATGAGATGGTTCAGCAGATGGACATTAAAAAGAAAATTGAACGGGATATTCAGCGACAAGTTCAAAGTATGCTCGGCACGCTGATGGGTCAAGACAAGGTTGTAGCATCCGTTACTGCCGATGTTGACTTTACCCAGGAGAATAGAGAAGAAAACCTCGTTACACCTGTAGATGAAGAAAAGATGGCTGGTATCCAAATCAGCGCTCAAAGAATTAATGAAACCTTTACGGGCGACGGGGCAGCTGGTGGTATTCCTCAAGGAGAAGATCCGGCCGATTCACAAGGTTCCACCTATATGGGAGGGACCGGCGGTTCCGGTGACTATGAGCGTTCCGAAGAAACAATTAATAATGAAGTAAATCGCATCCGCAAGAAAATTAAAGAAAGCCCTTATAAGATTCGAGATTTAGGGATTCAAGTGATGGTTGAGCCGCCAAAGGCTAACAATCCGGATTCTTTGCCTCAAGAACGAGTGGACGATATTCAACAAATGCTTGGTACAATCGTTCGGACATCTATTGATAAAGGATATAATCAAGAGCTAACTGACCAGGATTTAGAAGGAAAGATTTCTGTTTCTGTTCAGCCATTTAAAGGAAAAGCGACGTTTACTGAAGAAAAGCAATCCTCTATACCTTGGTGGGTATACGCAGTTGGAGCCGTATTGCTTGTCATTATCGGAGTACTAGTATTCTTGATTTTGCGCGGTCGCCGTCAAGAGGAAGAAGAGTTCGAAGAAGAGTTAGAACCAGAAGAGCCGCTTGCTGATATTAACGAAATAGAAACAGAAGGATCGGCCCGCAGAAAACAATTGGAGAAAATGGCGAAAGAAAAACCCGAAGAGTTTGCCAAACTCCTCCGGTCTTGGTTATCTGAAGAATAA
- the flgC gene encoding flagellar basal body rod protein FlgC, whose protein sequence is MSIFHSMNTTSSALTAQRLRMDVISSNMANMDSTRARQVDGKWEPYRRKSVVLQPGQGDFSSYLNQAIGRQSGGAGDGVKVTNIVEDDLTPFKMVYDPTHPDANEEGYVQMPNVDPLREMVDLMAATRSYEANVTVFNASKSMMTKALEIGK, encoded by the coding sequence GTGTCCATATTTCATAGTATGAATACGACTTCATCAGCTTTGACTGCCCAGCGTTTGCGCATGGATGTTATCTCTTCCAATATGGCTAACATGGATTCTACTCGTGCCCGTCAGGTTGACGGGAAATGGGAGCCGTATCGCCGTAAATCAGTTGTTCTTCAACCTGGACAAGGTGATTTTTCTTCCTATTTAAATCAAGCAATCGGCCGTCAAAGCGGTGGGGCGGGAGATGGAGTCAAGGTTACCAACATTGTAGAAGACGATTTGACACCTTTTAAAATGGTTTATGATCCAACGCATCCTGATGCGAATGAAGAAGGATATGTGCAGATGCCTAACGTTGATCCTTTACGGGAGATGGTAGATTTAATGGCTGCCACGCGCTCCTATGAGGCAAATGTAACAGTCTTTAACGCATCGAAGTCAATGATGACAAAAGCTTTAGAAATTGGTAAATAA
- the codY gene encoding GTP-sensing pleiotropic transcriptional regulator CodY, with the protein MNLLEKTRKINKLLQDAAGKHVNFKEMAESLSGLIEANVYVVSRRGKLLGFGVNQQIENERMKQMLAERRFPEEYTKNLFNLEETSSNLDVDSEYTAFPVENKELFKNGHTTIVPIKGAGERLGTLVLARLEEKFHDEDLILAEYGATVVGMEILREKTEEIEEEARSKAVVQMAISSLSYSELEAIEHIFEELDGKEGLLVASKIADRVGITRSVIVNALRKLESAGVIESRSLGMKGTYIKVLNDKFLIELEKLKSN; encoded by the coding sequence ATGAATTTGTTAGAGAAAACAAGAAAGATTAACAAGTTGTTGCAAGATGCAGCAGGCAAACATGTCAATTTCAAAGAAATGGCAGAGTCCCTGTCTGGATTAATTGAAGCGAATGTATATGTAGTGAGTCGTCGAGGAAAGTTACTAGGCTTCGGGGTGAATCAGCAAATCGAGAACGAGCGGATGAAACAAATGCTTGCTGAACGACGTTTCCCTGAAGAGTACACAAAAAACTTGTTTAACTTAGAAGAGACTTCTTCTAACCTGGATGTAGATAGCGAGTATACTGCTTTCCCGGTTGAGAATAAAGAGTTGTTTAAAAATGGTCATACGACGATTGTTCCGATTAAAGGGGCAGGTGAACGTCTTGGTACGCTAGTGTTGGCTCGTTTGGAAGAGAAGTTCCATGATGAAGATTTAATTTTAGCTGAGTACGGAGCAACCGTAGTAGGCATGGAAATTTTACGTGAGAAGACAGAAGAGATTGAAGAGGAAGCAAGAAGCAAAGCGGTTGTCCAAATGGCGATCAGCTCTCTTTCCTATAGTGAGCTGGAAGCGATTGAACATATCTTTGAAGAATTAGACGGAAAAGAAGGCTTACTTGTCGCCTCAAAAATTGCTGACCGTGTCGGCATTACTCGCTCTGTTATCGTGAATGCGCTGCGAAAGTTGGAGAGTGCTGGTGTCATTGAGTCTCGTTCTTTAGGGATGAAAGGCACATACATTAAAGTATTAAATGATAAATTCCTCATTGAATTAGAAAAATTAAAATCAAATTAA